The genomic stretch AGAACGCACGGAGGCTCTCGGCGGTGAGCGGCTCGGCGCCCTCGCGCAGCCGGACCCAGGCCATGAGCTCCTCGCCGTACCGCTCGTCGGGGACGCCGATCACCTGCACGTCGACGACGTCGGGGTGGGTGTAGAGGAATTCCTCGATCTCCCGCGGGTACACGTTCTCGCCGCCGCGGATGACCATGTCCTTGATCCGCCCGACGATGTTGAGATAGCCCTCGGTGTCCATGACGGCGAGGTCGCCGGTGTGCATCCAGCGGGCGCGGTCGATGACCTCGGCGGTCTTCTCCGGCTCGTTCCAGTAGCCGAGCATCACCGAGTAGCCGCGGGTGCAGAACTCGCCGGGCTCCCCGCGCGGAACGGTCAGGCCCGTGGTGGGGTCGACGACCTTGACCTCCAGGTGCGGGTGCACCCGCCCGACGGTCGAGGTCCGGCGGTCCAGGTCGTCGTCGGCGCCGGTCTGGGTGGACACCGGCGACGTCTCGGTCATGCCGTAGCAGATGGTCACCTCGGTCATGCCCATCTCGGTGACGACCCGCTTCATCACCTCGACCGGGCACGGGGAGCCGGCCATGATCCCCGTCCGCAGCGACGACAGGTCGTAGGAGGCGAAGTCGGGCAGGGCCAGCTCGGCGATGAACATCGTCGGGACGCCGTACAGCGAGGTGCACCGCTCGTCCTGGACGGCCCGCAGCGTCGCCGCCGGGTCGAAGCCGGGCGCCGGGATGACCATCGTCGCGCCGTGCGAGGTGGCCGCGAGGTTGCCCATGCCCATGCCGAAGCAGTGGTAGTAGGGCACCGGGATGCAGATGCGGTCGGCCTCGGTGTAGCCGCAGCCCTCGCCCACGAAGAACCCGTTGTTGAGCAGGTTGTGGTGGGTGAGCGTGGCGCCCTTCGGGAAGCCCGTCGTCCCGGAGGTGTACTGGATGTTGATCGGGTCGTCGGCCGACAGCTGCGTCTCCCGCTCGGCCAGCAGCGACCGGTCCGCCGCCCGGCCGGCGGACATCAGCTCGTCCCACGCGTCGTGGCCGAGGAAGACCACCTCGCGCAGGACGGGGCAGTCGCCGCGCACCTCGGCCACCATCGCCCGGTAGTCGCTGGTCTTGAACGCCGGCGCCGACACCAGCACCGAGATGCCGGCCTGCTGCAGCACGTAGGCCAGCTCGTGCGTGCGGTAGGCCGGGTTGATGTTGACCAGGATCGCGCCGAGCTTCGCCGTCGCGTACTGCACGAAGGCCCACTCGGCGCAGTTGGGCGCCCAGATGCCGACCCGGTCGCCCTTGCGCACGCCCAGCGCGTCCAGGCCCAGGGCGCAGGCGTCGACCTCGGCGACGAAGCCGGGATAGGTCCAGCGGCGGCCCGTCGCGCACTCGACCAGCGCCGCGTGGTCCCCGACCCGGGCCGCCGTGCGGTCGAGGTTGGCCCCGATGGTGTCGCCCAGCAGGGGCACCGCCGAGGTGCCGCTGGCGTACGAGGGCAGTGCGGGAGCGCTCGTCTCGGTCACCGGATCACCGTGCCACGGGGGCGGTGGGAAAAGAATCCGCGGGCGCTGTCGATCCGGCTCCCGCCTGCGTGTCGTAGGAATGGAGGCCCGAGAGGCGGGCCGACGACGGAGGAGATCCCGATGAGCGAGTACCTGATCCTGATCTACGAGGACGAGGCGTCGTACGAGACCGCCACTCCCGAGGTGATCGGCGAGGTCATGCAGGCGCACGACGACTTCGCTGCCGGCGTCGAGGGGCTCGGCGCCAAGCTGGTGGGCGGCAAGGCGCTGCAGCCGACGGGCACCGCCACCACCGTGCGCGGCTCCGAGGTGACCGACGGACCCTTCGTCGAGACGAAGGAGGCCCTCGGCGGCTACTACCTCGTCGAGGCGCCCGACCTGGACACCGCGCTGGCCGTCGCCAAGACGGTCCCGGCGCGCTTCGGCGGCGTCGAGGTCCGCCCCGTCATGACCTTCGACTGATCCCCGGGTTCCGATGACCGCCGTGGACGCGTCTGCCGTCGCGGCCGCGGTCGCCGACGCGCACCGCCGCGAGTGGGCCTTCGTGCTCGCCGCGACGGTGCGCGTCACCCGCGACCTCGACGTCGCCGAGGAGTGCGCGCAGGAGGCGTTCGCCGCCGCGCTCACCGACTGGCGGGCGAAGGGAGTCCCGGCGCGGCCCGGCGCCTGGCTCACCACGGCGGCGAAGCGCCGCGCCCTGAACGTGCTGCGCCACCGCGGCGTGGAGCGCAGGTACCTGCCGCTCCTGGTCGAGGAGGAGACGTCGCCCGGCCCCGACGAGCTGCCCGCGCCGGGCGCGGAGATCCCCGACGACCGGTTGCGGCTGATCGTGACCTGCTGCCACCCGGCCCTGGACCGGTCGGCCCAGGTGGCACTGACCCTGCGGCTGATGTGCGGGCTGTCCACCGCCGACGTCGCGCGTGCCTTCCTGGTCCCCGAGGCCACCATGGCCGCCCGCATCACGCGGGCGAAGAAGAAGATCGCCGTGGCCCGCATCCCGTACCGGGTGCCGTCGGTCGACGAGCTGCCCGAGCGGGTCGACGCCGTCCTGTCCGTGGTGCACCTGCTCTTCACGACCGGGCACACGGGGCCCTCCGGCGACGACCTGGTGCGCCGCGACCTGGTCGAGCGGTCGGTCCAGCTCGGCCGCATGCTCCGCGCACTGCTGCCCGGGGATCCCGCCGTCGCCGGGCTGGTGGCGCTGATGCTGCTCACCGACGCCCGCCGCGAGACGCGGACGGCCGCCGACGGGCGCCTGCTGCTGCTCGAGGAGCAGGACCGATCGCGCTGGGACGCGCGAGCCATCGACGAGGGCGTCGCGCTCGTCCGCGAGGCGCTGCGGGCGCGGCCGCCCACCCGGTACGCACTGCAGGCGGCGATCGCGGCGGTCCACGCCGAGTCCCCGTCATGGGGCGACACCGACTGGCGCGAGATCGTCGCGCTGTACGACGTCCTCACCCGGCTGTGGCCCTCGCCGGTCGTCGCGCTCAACCGGGCGGTCGCCGTGGGCTTCGCCCGCGGGGCGGCCGAAGGGCTGGCCGCGCTGGACGCACTGGCGACCGAGCCGCAGCTGGCCGGCTACGGCTACCTGCCCGCGGCGCGGGCGGACTTCCTGCGGCGCCTCGGGCGGGTGGCGGAGGCCCGGGATGCCTACGGCGAGGCGCTGCTGCTGACGGAGAACGCCGTCGAGCGGAACTTCCTCGCCGGGCGGCTCCGGCAGCTCGGGACGATCGAGTCCGAGTCGTGACCTGGCGGCGGGAACCGGCCCTCTGACCTCGGCGTCCACTCTGCACATCGAAGGACGCCGGAGGTCCCCATGCCAGTGCGCAGCCGTGCCTTGTTCATCGCTGTCGTCGTCCTCGTGGGCGCCGTCGCGGCCATCGCGTTCACCCTGCGCCCGGAGCCGCTGCGGGCGCAGCCGGTCGATCCGGCGGCCGGAGCGGGGGTCCAGGTCGAGGGCGTCGGCACCGTCACCGGCTCGCCCGACGTCCTGCGGGTCACGATCGGCGTCGAGACCACCGCCGAGGCGGTCGACGCCGCCCTGCAGGAGGCCTCCACCGCGGCACGTCGGGTCCTCGAGGCGGTGCGGGCCGAGGGCGTGTCCGAGGACGACGTCGCCACCGTGAACGTGTCGGTCTACGCGGCGTACGACCACAACGGCCAGGAGATCACCGGCTACACCGCCCGGCACGACCTGGAGGTCAGGCTGCGCGACCTGGGCCGGGCCGGGACGGCGATCACGGCGCTGGTGACCGCCGGCGGTGACGCCGCCCGCCTGCAGGGGGTCGCCTTCTCGCTCGAGGACGACGCCGCGCTGCAGGAGGACGCCCGCGCGGAGGCGTTCGCCGCGGCGCGGGAGAAGGCCGAGCAGTACGCGGAGCTGACCGGGCGCGAGCTCGGCGACGTGGTCGAGGTGCGGGAGCAGGTGACGCCGTCCGGCCCGATCCCGTACGCCGCCGGCGACGCGGCTCGCATGGCGGAGTCCGTTCCGCTG from Blastococcus sp. PRF04-17 encodes the following:
- a CDS encoding RNA polymerase sigma factor, whose translation is MTAVDASAVAAAVADAHRREWAFVLAATVRVTRDLDVAEECAQEAFAAALTDWRAKGVPARPGAWLTTAAKRRALNVLRHRGVERRYLPLLVEEETSPGPDELPAPGAEIPDDRLRLIVTCCHPALDRSAQVALTLRLMCGLSTADVARAFLVPEATMAARITRAKKKIAVARIPYRVPSVDELPERVDAVLSVVHLLFTTGHTGPSGDDLVRRDLVERSVQLGRMLRALLPGDPAVAGLVALMLLTDARRETRTAADGRLLLLEEQDRSRWDARAIDEGVALVREALRARPPTRYALQAAIAAVHAESPSWGDTDWREIVALYDVLTRLWPSPVVALNRAVAVGFARGAAEGLAALDALATEPQLAGYGYLPAARADFLRRLGRVAEARDAYGEALLLTENAVERNFLAGRLRQLGTIESES
- a CDS encoding AMP-binding protein, coding for MTETSAPALPSYASGTSAVPLLGDTIGANLDRTAARVGDHAALVECATGRRWTYPGFVAEVDACALGLDALGVRKGDRVGIWAPNCAEWAFVQYATAKLGAILVNINPAYRTHELAYVLQQAGISVLVSAPAFKTSDYRAMVAEVRGDCPVLREVVFLGHDAWDELMSAGRAADRSLLAERETQLSADDPINIQYTSGTTGFPKGATLTHHNLLNNGFFVGEGCGYTEADRICIPVPYYHCFGMGMGNLAATSHGATMVIPAPGFDPAATLRAVQDERCTSLYGVPTMFIAELALPDFASYDLSSLRTGIMAGSPCPVEVMKRVVTEMGMTEVTICYGMTETSPVSTQTGADDDLDRRTSTVGRVHPHLEVKVVDPTTGLTVPRGEPGEFCTRGYSVMLGYWNEPEKTAEVIDRARWMHTGDLAVMDTEGYLNIVGRIKDMVIRGGENVYPREIEEFLYTHPDVVDVQVIGVPDERYGEELMAWVRLREGAEPLTAESLRAFCAGKLAHYKVPRYVKVVDDFPMTVTGKIRKVEMREVSVEELGLQSAAAVRNA
- a CDS encoding SIMPL domain-containing protein, which translates into the protein MPVRSRALFIAVVVLVGAVAAIAFTLRPEPLRAQPVDPAAGAGVQVEGVGTVTGSPDVLRVTIGVETTAEAVDAALQEASTAARRVLEAVRAEGVSEDDVATVNVSVYAAYDHNGQEITGYTARHDLEVRLRDLGRAGTAITALVTAGGDAARLQGVAFSLEDDAALQEDARAEAFAAAREKAEQYAELTGRELGDVVEVREQVTPSGPIPYAAGDAARMAESVPLVPGSATVSVTVSVRWGLR
- a CDS encoding YciI family protein; the encoded protein is MSEYLILIYEDEASYETATPEVIGEVMQAHDDFAAGVEGLGAKLVGGKALQPTGTATTVRGSEVTDGPFVETKEALGGYYLVEAPDLDTALAVAKTVPARFGGVEVRPVMTFD